In one Pempheris klunzingeri isolate RE-2024b chromosome 8, fPemKlu1.hap1, whole genome shotgun sequence genomic region, the following are encoded:
- the pbxip1b gene encoding pre-B-cell leukemia homeobox interacting protein 1b isoform X5, protein MSGGSSANNSWTILTPEETVTETLRPLAEGTEHEESLPSAAGSGEKQPANGAESAEGLPVEGHLASKEITADLNGDTSTEQHTSVPTSTTDAPIPTSLEVSSSFVPDSDAPSQSESPHEGLAESIPDPDSFSDSYSHITPSPDEPPASPLSTETLGGGEFAQEEEQLTHERILYPLNGEELQQEGEGSDLSARTTDLGKQAVYLVDQLVMELFSIWARELSGEAVVDSPVDSEVGEERIEKTGEEGEPEVRRRRSLLAALERIGRTEVDEEEEEEFQLPQRDDDSGFSVNKCILGAVILLGLGTIFFSGLFMDLDEESDYGTRELKDTELPGKQEWLNPEVPPPPVDADGTLLLNKLAKGNQQVSMLQAQLQAQKEELKVAKGQAAEGAKERLQWEEVEKENTASEAAQAPVKPTIPPSSGQPEDGMQGTAGSTDKQPWKAWDDQREKKKDMKKDRNNMGEKRERKEREQSERKEGETKKYKERGKTEKYEQRKFDKEKDKEGKQRRHSDETRQGKEKDLKKEKSSRGDEGKTWKAREGKKDRIEKSERKQGKEDKDWKKAKHEKVNEGKQWRDKEEKKDWKLRKDHGEKHKGREEWKGEREWKKGKDGLKESGKEKWEKKDWKEKGEKKEWKSKNGKDHSKEGKGKGERKQWEESKTHGKERRGKDERKQWNDNEWKSKNGKDDTEWKRKGERKQWNDNEWKSKSGKDETEWKRKDERKQWENKEEQRKRGGQKEKNHNGDWKKARSSPQKQNSDHKFTSNHGHEAEHLWGDRKPPHTHRQPSLDQPEYWVQQRERLQHNPKPPQTCNSPETCAQAEGLLPVPLPEFEAILQTYLAKAEEAGVDSSKREELVKLATEFFKDGVFVHDQISFQDFVEDFGDILEDMVEGDDSGEEQDGAIEDEMEGFEKEVMKRFSTPGAGEKEERAKGESRTESARGRG, encoded by the exons ATGTCGGGTGGCAGCAGTGCTAACAACAGCTGGACCATCCTCACTCCTGAG GAGACTGTCACTGAAACCCTGAGGCCTTTGGCAGAGGGGACTGAGCATGAAGAAAGCCTTCCATCTGCAGCAG GTTCTGGGGAGAAGCAGCCTGCAAATGGTGCAGAGTCTGCAGAGGGGCTCCCTGTGGAGGGCCACCTG GCATCTAAAGAAATAACAGCAGATCTAAATGGAGACACaagcacagagcagcacacCTCCGtgcccacctccaccactgatgCCCCCATCCCTACCTCTCTGGAAGTCTCCAGCAGCTTTGTCCCTGACAGCGATGCacccagccaatcagagagcccACATGAGGGCCTGGCAGAGTCCATCCCCGACCCCGATTCATTCTCTGACTCCTACTCCCACATAACTCCCTCCCCTGATGAGCCCCCAGCCTCACCACTGAGCACAGAGACTCTGGGAGGGGGGGAGTTTGCACAGGAAGAAGAGCAGCTCACGCATGAAAGAATACTGTATCCGCTGAATGGGGAGGAGCTACAACAGGAAGGGGAGGGGTCAGACCTGTCTGCGAGGACGACTGACTTAGGGAAACAGGCAG tgtactTGGTGGACCAGCTGGTTATGGAATTGTTCAGTATCTGGGCCAGGGAGTTGTCGGGAGAGGCTGTGGTTG ACTCCCCTGTGGACTCCGAGGTGGGCGAGGAGAGGATCGAGAagactggagaggagggagagccagaggtgaggagaaggaggtcTCTCTTAGCAGCTCTGGAGCGGATCGGAAGGACAGAGGTggacgaggaagaagaggaagagtttcAGCTGCCACAGAGGGACGATGACAGCGGGTTCTCTGTGAACAAGTGCATCCTGGGTGCTGTCATTTTGTTAGGCCTCGGCACAATCTTTTTCTCAG GTCTCTTCATGGACCTGGATGAGG AAAGTGACTATGGTACAAGGGAGCTGAAAGACACCGAGTTACCAGGAAAACAG GAGTGGCTTAATCCAGAGGTTCCTCCACCCCCAGTAGATGCTGACGGTACATTGCTTCTAAATAAGTTAGCCAAAGGGAACCAGCAGGTTTCTATGCTACAAGCCCAACTTCAG GCACAGAAAGAAGAGCTAAAAGTAGCCAAGGgacaggcagcagagggagcaaAGGAGCGGCtgcagtgggaggaagtggagaagGAAAACA CAGCCAGTGAAGCAGCTCAAGCACCTGTGAAGCCCACTATACCGCCCTCCAGTGGCCAGCCAGAGGACGGCATGCAGGGCACAGCCGGATCTACAGACAAACAGCCATGGAAGGCATGGGATgaccagagggagaaaaagaaagatatgAAGAAGGATAGAAATAACATGGGtgagaaaagggagaggaaagagagagaacagtctgagaggaaggaaggagagacaaAAAAGTACAAAGAACGgggtaaaacagaaaaatatgagCAAAGAAAGTTTGACAAGGAGAAAGATAAGGAAGGTAAGCAAAGGAGGCACAGTGATGAGACAAGACAAGGGAAGGAGAAAGacttgaagaaagaaaagtctaGCAGAGGTGATGAAGGAAAGACATGGAAGGCTAGAGAAGGGAAGAAAGACAGGAtagaaaagagtgagagaaaacaagggaAGGAGgataaagactggaaaaaggcAAAGCATGAGAAAGTGAATGAGGGTAAACAATGGAGGGataaggaggagaagaaagactGGAAGTTAAGAAAAGACCATGGGGAAAAGCACAAGGGTAGAGAGGAatggaagggagagagggaatggAAGAAAGGGAAAGATGGCTTAAAGGAAAGTGGCAAAGAGAAATGGGAGAAAAAAGAttggaaagagaaaggagagaagaaagagtggAAGAGTAAAAATGGCAAAGATCATAGTAAAGAAGGGAAAGGAAAGGGTGAAAGGAAACAGTGGGAAGAGAGCAAAACTCATGGTAAAGAAAGAAGGGGAAAGGATGAGAGGAAACAGTGGAACGACAACGAGTGGAAGAGTAAAAATGGGAAAGATGACACTGAATGGAAGAGAAAGGGTGAGAGGAAACAGTGGAACGACAACGAGTGGAAGAGTAAAAGTGGTAAAGATGAGACCGAATGGAAGAGGAAGGATGAGAGGAAACAGTGGGAAAATAAAGAGGAGCAGcggaagagaggaggacagaaagaaaaaaatcacaatggAGATTGGAAAAAGGCCAGATCGAGTCCGCAGAAGCAGAACAGTGACCACAAATTTACCAGTAATCACGGCCATGAGGCAGAGCATCTGTGGGGAGACAGGAagcctcctcacacacaccgcCAACCCTCCTTGGATCAGCCCGAGTACTGGGTCCAGCAGAGAGAGCGCCTCCAGCACAACCCCAAACCACCACAGACCTGCAACTCACCGGAGACGTGCGCCCAGGCTGAGGGGCTGCTCCCTGTCCCCCTCCCTGAGTTTGAAGCCATCCTCCAAACATACCTGGCCAAGGCAGAGGAGGCGGGCGTGGACAGTTCCAAAAGAGAAGAGCTCGTGAAGCTAGCCACCGAGTTCTTCAAGGATGGAGTCTTCGTTCATGACCAGATCAGCTTTCAAGATTTCGTGGAAGATTTCGGAGACATTTTGGAAGACATGGTGGAAGGAGATGACAGTGGGGAAGAACAGGATGGAGCCATAGAGGACGAAATGGAAGGGTTTGAAAAAGAAGTCATGAAAAGGTTTTCCACGCcaggagctggagagaaagaggagagagccAAAGGGGAGTCGAGGACGGAAAGCGCACGTGGACGTGGCTGA
- the pbxip1b gene encoding pre-B-cell leukemia homeobox interacting protein 1b isoform X2, protein MSGGSSANNSWTILTPEETVTETLRPLAEGTEHEESLPSAAGSGEKQPANGAESAEGLPVEGHLASKEITADLNGDTSTEQHTSVPTSTTDAPIPTSLEVSSSFVPDSDAPSQSESPHEGLAESIPDPDSFSDSYSHITPSPDEPPASPLSTETLGGGEFAQEEEQLTHERILYPLNGEELQQEGEGSDLSARTTDLGKQAVYLVDQLVMELFSIWARELSGEAVVDSPVDSEVGEERIEKTGEEGEPEVRRRRSLLAALERIGRTEVDEEEEEEFQLPQRDDDSGFSVNKCILGAVILLGLGTIFFSGLFMDLDEESDYGTRELKDTELPGKQEWLNPEVPPPPVDADGTLLLNKLAKGNQQVSMLQAQLQAQKEELKVAKGQAAEGAKERLQWEEVEKENSRLKKDLASLPVLQKENARMKRELEPVPALQKELETLRSTLTELKLSSASEAAQAPVKPTIPPSSGQPEDGMQGTAGSTDKQPWKAWDDQREKKKDMKKDRNNMGEKRERKEREQSERKEGETKKYKERGKTEKYEQRKFDKEKDKEGKQRRHSDETRQGKEKDLKKEKSSRGDEGKTWKAREGKKDRIEKSERKQGKEDKDWKKAKHEKVNEGKQWRDKEEKKDWKLRKDHGEKHKGREEWKGEREWKKGKDGLKESGKEKWEKKDWKEKGEKKEWKSKNGKDHSKEGKGKGERKQWEESKTHGKERRGKDERKQWNDNEWKSKNGKDDTEWKRKGERKQWNDNEWKSKSGKDETEWKRKDERKQWENKEEQRKRGGQKEKNHNGDWKKARSSPQKQNSDHKFTSNHGHEAEHLWGDRKPPHTHRQPSLDQPEYWVQQRERLQHNPKPPQTCNSPETCAQAEGLLPVPLPEFEAILQTYLAKAEEAGVDSSKREELVKLATEFFKDGVFVHDQISFQDFVEDFGDILEDMVEGDDSGEEQDGAIEDEMEGFEKEVMKRFSTPGAGEKEERAKGESRTESARGRG, encoded by the exons ATGTCGGGTGGCAGCAGTGCTAACAACAGCTGGACCATCCTCACTCCTGAG GAGACTGTCACTGAAACCCTGAGGCCTTTGGCAGAGGGGACTGAGCATGAAGAAAGCCTTCCATCTGCAGCAG GTTCTGGGGAGAAGCAGCCTGCAAATGGTGCAGAGTCTGCAGAGGGGCTCCCTGTGGAGGGCCACCTG GCATCTAAAGAAATAACAGCAGATCTAAATGGAGACACaagcacagagcagcacacCTCCGtgcccacctccaccactgatgCCCCCATCCCTACCTCTCTGGAAGTCTCCAGCAGCTTTGTCCCTGACAGCGATGCacccagccaatcagagagcccACATGAGGGCCTGGCAGAGTCCATCCCCGACCCCGATTCATTCTCTGACTCCTACTCCCACATAACTCCCTCCCCTGATGAGCCCCCAGCCTCACCACTGAGCACAGAGACTCTGGGAGGGGGGGAGTTTGCACAGGAAGAAGAGCAGCTCACGCATGAAAGAATACTGTATCCGCTGAATGGGGAGGAGCTACAACAGGAAGGGGAGGGGTCAGACCTGTCTGCGAGGACGACTGACTTAGGGAAACAGGCAG tgtactTGGTGGACCAGCTGGTTATGGAATTGTTCAGTATCTGGGCCAGGGAGTTGTCGGGAGAGGCTGTGGTTG ACTCCCCTGTGGACTCCGAGGTGGGCGAGGAGAGGATCGAGAagactggagaggagggagagccagaggtgaggagaaggaggtcTCTCTTAGCAGCTCTGGAGCGGATCGGAAGGACAGAGGTggacgaggaagaagaggaagagtttcAGCTGCCACAGAGGGACGATGACAGCGGGTTCTCTGTGAACAAGTGCATCCTGGGTGCTGTCATTTTGTTAGGCCTCGGCACAATCTTTTTCTCAG GTCTCTTCATGGACCTGGATGAGG AAAGTGACTATGGTACAAGGGAGCTGAAAGACACCGAGTTACCAGGAAAACAG GAGTGGCTTAATCCAGAGGTTCCTCCACCCCCAGTAGATGCTGACGGTACATTGCTTCTAAATAAGTTAGCCAAAGGGAACCAGCAGGTTTCTATGCTACAAGCCCAACTTCAG GCACAGAAAGAAGAGCTAAAAGTAGCCAAGGgacaggcagcagagggagcaaAGGAGCGGCtgcagtgggaggaagtggagaagGAAAACAGTAGGTTGAAGAAAGATCTGGCATCTCTCCCTGTTCTTCAGAAAGAGAACGCGAGGAtgaagagagagctggagccTGTCCCGGCCCTACAGAAAGAACTAGAAACGCTGAGATCCACTTTGACTGAATTAAAACTCTCTTCAG CCAGTGAAGCAGCTCAAGCACCTGTGAAGCCCACTATACCGCCCTCCAGTGGCCAGCCAGAGGACGGCATGCAGGGCACAGCCGGATCTACAGACAAACAGCCATGGAAGGCATGGGATgaccagagggagaaaaagaaagatatgAAGAAGGATAGAAATAACATGGGtgagaaaagggagaggaaagagagagaacagtctgagaggaaggaaggagagacaaAAAAGTACAAAGAACGgggtaaaacagaaaaatatgagCAAAGAAAGTTTGACAAGGAGAAAGATAAGGAAGGTAAGCAAAGGAGGCACAGTGATGAGACAAGACAAGGGAAGGAGAAAGacttgaagaaagaaaagtctaGCAGAGGTGATGAAGGAAAGACATGGAAGGCTAGAGAAGGGAAGAAAGACAGGAtagaaaagagtgagagaaaacaagggaAGGAGgataaagactggaaaaaggcAAAGCATGAGAAAGTGAATGAGGGTAAACAATGGAGGGataaggaggagaagaaagactGGAAGTTAAGAAAAGACCATGGGGAAAAGCACAAGGGTAGAGAGGAatggaagggagagagggaatggAAGAAAGGGAAAGATGGCTTAAAGGAAAGTGGCAAAGAGAAATGGGAGAAAAAAGAttggaaagagaaaggagagaagaaagagtggAAGAGTAAAAATGGCAAAGATCATAGTAAAGAAGGGAAAGGAAAGGGTGAAAGGAAACAGTGGGAAGAGAGCAAAACTCATGGTAAAGAAAGAAGGGGAAAGGATGAGAGGAAACAGTGGAACGACAACGAGTGGAAGAGTAAAAATGGGAAAGATGACACTGAATGGAAGAGAAAGGGTGAGAGGAAACAGTGGAACGACAACGAGTGGAAGAGTAAAAGTGGTAAAGATGAGACCGAATGGAAGAGGAAGGATGAGAGGAAACAGTGGGAAAATAAAGAGGAGCAGcggaagagaggaggacagaaagaaaaaaatcacaatggAGATTGGAAAAAGGCCAGATCGAGTCCGCAGAAGCAGAACAGTGACCACAAATTTACCAGTAATCACGGCCATGAGGCAGAGCATCTGTGGGGAGACAGGAagcctcctcacacacaccgcCAACCCTCCTTGGATCAGCCCGAGTACTGGGTCCAGCAGAGAGAGCGCCTCCAGCACAACCCCAAACCACCACAGACCTGCAACTCACCGGAGACGTGCGCCCAGGCTGAGGGGCTGCTCCCTGTCCCCCTCCCTGAGTTTGAAGCCATCCTCCAAACATACCTGGCCAAGGCAGAGGAGGCGGGCGTGGACAGTTCCAAAAGAGAAGAGCTCGTGAAGCTAGCCACCGAGTTCTTCAAGGATGGAGTCTTCGTTCATGACCAGATCAGCTTTCAAGATTTCGTGGAAGATTTCGGAGACATTTTGGAAGACATGGTGGAAGGAGATGACAGTGGGGAAGAACAGGATGGAGCCATAGAGGACGAAATGGAAGGGTTTGAAAAAGAAGTCATGAAAAGGTTTTCCACGCcaggagctggagagaaagaggagagagccAAAGGGGAGTCGAGGACGGAAAGCGCACGTGGACGTGGCTGA
- the pbxip1b gene encoding pre-B-cell leukemia homeobox interacting protein 1b isoform X1, with amino-acid sequence MSGGSSANNSWTILTPEETVTETLRPLAEGTEHEESLPSAAGSGEKQPANGAESAEGLPVEGHLASKEITADLNGDTSTEQHTSVPTSTTDAPIPTSLEVSSSFVPDSDAPSQSESPHEGLAESIPDPDSFSDSYSHITPSPDEPPASPLSTETLGGGEFAQEEEQLTHERILYPLNGEELQQEGEGSDLSARTTDLGKQAVYLVDQLVMELFSIWARELSGEAVVDSPVDSEVGEERIEKTGEEGEPEVRRRRSLLAALERIGRTEVDEEEEEEFQLPQRDDDSGFSVNKCILGAVILLGLGTIFFSGLFMDLDEESDYGTRELKDTELPGKQEWLNPEVPPPPVDADGTLLLNKLAKGNQQVSMLQAQLQAQKEELKVAKGQAAEGAKERLQWEEVEKENSRLKKDLASLPVLQKENARMKRELEPVPALQKELETLRSTLTELKLSSAASEAAQAPVKPTIPPSSGQPEDGMQGTAGSTDKQPWKAWDDQREKKKDMKKDRNNMGEKRERKEREQSERKEGETKKYKERGKTEKYEQRKFDKEKDKEGKQRRHSDETRQGKEKDLKKEKSSRGDEGKTWKAREGKKDRIEKSERKQGKEDKDWKKAKHEKVNEGKQWRDKEEKKDWKLRKDHGEKHKGREEWKGEREWKKGKDGLKESGKEKWEKKDWKEKGEKKEWKSKNGKDHSKEGKGKGERKQWEESKTHGKERRGKDERKQWNDNEWKSKNGKDDTEWKRKGERKQWNDNEWKSKSGKDETEWKRKDERKQWENKEEQRKRGGQKEKNHNGDWKKARSSPQKQNSDHKFTSNHGHEAEHLWGDRKPPHTHRQPSLDQPEYWVQQRERLQHNPKPPQTCNSPETCAQAEGLLPVPLPEFEAILQTYLAKAEEAGVDSSKREELVKLATEFFKDGVFVHDQISFQDFVEDFGDILEDMVEGDDSGEEQDGAIEDEMEGFEKEVMKRFSTPGAGEKEERAKGESRTESARGRG; translated from the exons ATGTCGGGTGGCAGCAGTGCTAACAACAGCTGGACCATCCTCACTCCTGAG GAGACTGTCACTGAAACCCTGAGGCCTTTGGCAGAGGGGACTGAGCATGAAGAAAGCCTTCCATCTGCAGCAG GTTCTGGGGAGAAGCAGCCTGCAAATGGTGCAGAGTCTGCAGAGGGGCTCCCTGTGGAGGGCCACCTG GCATCTAAAGAAATAACAGCAGATCTAAATGGAGACACaagcacagagcagcacacCTCCGtgcccacctccaccactgatgCCCCCATCCCTACCTCTCTGGAAGTCTCCAGCAGCTTTGTCCCTGACAGCGATGCacccagccaatcagagagcccACATGAGGGCCTGGCAGAGTCCATCCCCGACCCCGATTCATTCTCTGACTCCTACTCCCACATAACTCCCTCCCCTGATGAGCCCCCAGCCTCACCACTGAGCACAGAGACTCTGGGAGGGGGGGAGTTTGCACAGGAAGAAGAGCAGCTCACGCATGAAAGAATACTGTATCCGCTGAATGGGGAGGAGCTACAACAGGAAGGGGAGGGGTCAGACCTGTCTGCGAGGACGACTGACTTAGGGAAACAGGCAG tgtactTGGTGGACCAGCTGGTTATGGAATTGTTCAGTATCTGGGCCAGGGAGTTGTCGGGAGAGGCTGTGGTTG ACTCCCCTGTGGACTCCGAGGTGGGCGAGGAGAGGATCGAGAagactggagaggagggagagccagaggtgaggagaaggaggtcTCTCTTAGCAGCTCTGGAGCGGATCGGAAGGACAGAGGTggacgaggaagaagaggaagagtttcAGCTGCCACAGAGGGACGATGACAGCGGGTTCTCTGTGAACAAGTGCATCCTGGGTGCTGTCATTTTGTTAGGCCTCGGCACAATCTTTTTCTCAG GTCTCTTCATGGACCTGGATGAGG AAAGTGACTATGGTACAAGGGAGCTGAAAGACACCGAGTTACCAGGAAAACAG GAGTGGCTTAATCCAGAGGTTCCTCCACCCCCAGTAGATGCTGACGGTACATTGCTTCTAAATAAGTTAGCCAAAGGGAACCAGCAGGTTTCTATGCTACAAGCCCAACTTCAG GCACAGAAAGAAGAGCTAAAAGTAGCCAAGGgacaggcagcagagggagcaaAGGAGCGGCtgcagtgggaggaagtggagaagGAAAACAGTAGGTTGAAGAAAGATCTGGCATCTCTCCCTGTTCTTCAGAAAGAGAACGCGAGGAtgaagagagagctggagccTGTCCCGGCCCTACAGAAAGAACTAGAAACGCTGAGATCCACTTTGACTGAATTAAAACTCTCTTCAG CAGCCAGTGAAGCAGCTCAAGCACCTGTGAAGCCCACTATACCGCCCTCCAGTGGCCAGCCAGAGGACGGCATGCAGGGCACAGCCGGATCTACAGACAAACAGCCATGGAAGGCATGGGATgaccagagggagaaaaagaaagatatgAAGAAGGATAGAAATAACATGGGtgagaaaagggagaggaaagagagagaacagtctgagaggaaggaaggagagacaaAAAAGTACAAAGAACGgggtaaaacagaaaaatatgagCAAAGAAAGTTTGACAAGGAGAAAGATAAGGAAGGTAAGCAAAGGAGGCACAGTGATGAGACAAGACAAGGGAAGGAGAAAGacttgaagaaagaaaagtctaGCAGAGGTGATGAAGGAAAGACATGGAAGGCTAGAGAAGGGAAGAAAGACAGGAtagaaaagagtgagagaaaacaagggaAGGAGgataaagactggaaaaaggcAAAGCATGAGAAAGTGAATGAGGGTAAACAATGGAGGGataaggaggagaagaaagactGGAAGTTAAGAAAAGACCATGGGGAAAAGCACAAGGGTAGAGAGGAatggaagggagagagggaatggAAGAAAGGGAAAGATGGCTTAAAGGAAAGTGGCAAAGAGAAATGGGAGAAAAAAGAttggaaagagaaaggagagaagaaagagtggAAGAGTAAAAATGGCAAAGATCATAGTAAAGAAGGGAAAGGAAAGGGTGAAAGGAAACAGTGGGAAGAGAGCAAAACTCATGGTAAAGAAAGAAGGGGAAAGGATGAGAGGAAACAGTGGAACGACAACGAGTGGAAGAGTAAAAATGGGAAAGATGACACTGAATGGAAGAGAAAGGGTGAGAGGAAACAGTGGAACGACAACGAGTGGAAGAGTAAAAGTGGTAAAGATGAGACCGAATGGAAGAGGAAGGATGAGAGGAAACAGTGGGAAAATAAAGAGGAGCAGcggaagagaggaggacagaaagaaaaaaatcacaatggAGATTGGAAAAAGGCCAGATCGAGTCCGCAGAAGCAGAACAGTGACCACAAATTTACCAGTAATCACGGCCATGAGGCAGAGCATCTGTGGGGAGACAGGAagcctcctcacacacaccgcCAACCCTCCTTGGATCAGCCCGAGTACTGGGTCCAGCAGAGAGAGCGCCTCCAGCACAACCCCAAACCACCACAGACCTGCAACTCACCGGAGACGTGCGCCCAGGCTGAGGGGCTGCTCCCTGTCCCCCTCCCTGAGTTTGAAGCCATCCTCCAAACATACCTGGCCAAGGCAGAGGAGGCGGGCGTGGACAGTTCCAAAAGAGAAGAGCTCGTGAAGCTAGCCACCGAGTTCTTCAAGGATGGAGTCTTCGTTCATGACCAGATCAGCTTTCAAGATTTCGTGGAAGATTTCGGAGACATTTTGGAAGACATGGTGGAAGGAGATGACAGTGGGGAAGAACAGGATGGAGCCATAGAGGACGAAATGGAAGGGTTTGAAAAAGAAGTCATGAAAAGGTTTTCCACGCcaggagctggagagaaagaggagagagccAAAGGGGAGTCGAGGACGGAAAGCGCACGTGGACGTGGCTGA